A window from Candidatus Krumholzibacteriia bacterium encodes these proteins:
- a CDS encoding MFS transporter: MRLPAALHVLHNRDYRLYWAGQAISLTGTWMQVMAQSWVVTGLSRSASVLGALNVVSTLPILLLSVVGGTLADHREKRRILIVTQIGMMLLAFTLAGLVFAEGIALWHVFLIATLLGVVTAFDLPAAQAFPPELVRRDEIPQAVALMQAIFHGSRLVGPALAGILVAQFGEGSAFLANGLSFLAVIATLLLIPDRQRPAGEAGARPRGGMGAGFRYVRAEPVVGKLMLLTAITMIFVFPYLIVLMVYYARHFLATDARGMGAVMSASGLGALTGAIVLLFGNARTLRRWLFIGVLGCSAGLFGLALTRQLAVAVVFVACLSFSVSSLMGRISQTIQHRVPNELRGRVMGIFAMTFTGLLPYAALLLSTLSDLIGFDVVLRICSLSFAVISCALLTRLPAAPATHDEPAPEKEPVAA, translated from the coding sequence ATGCGGCTGCCAGCGGCCCTGCACGTGCTCCACAACCGGGACTACCGCCTCTACTGGGCCGGGCAAGCGATCTCGCTCACCGGCACCTGGATGCAGGTCATGGCGCAAAGCTGGGTGGTGACCGGTCTGTCGCGATCCGCATCGGTGCTGGGCGCCCTCAACGTGGTGAGCACGCTGCCGATCCTTCTTCTTTCTGTCGTCGGCGGCACGCTGGCCGATCATCGGGAGAAGCGCCGCATCCTCATCGTCACCCAGATCGGCATGATGCTCCTCGCCTTCACCCTGGCGGGGCTCGTCTTCGCCGAAGGCATCGCGCTGTGGCACGTCTTCCTCATCGCCACCCTCCTCGGCGTGGTCACCGCCTTCGATCTCCCGGCGGCGCAGGCGTTTCCCCCCGAGCTCGTGCGCCGCGACGAGATTCCCCAAGCGGTGGCACTCATGCAGGCCATCTTCCATGGCTCGCGTCTGGTGGGCCCGGCGCTCGCCGGCATCCTCGTGGCGCAATTCGGCGAGGGCAGCGCCTTCCTGGCCAATGGTCTCTCCTTCCTCGCCGTGATCGCGACGCTGCTCCTCATCCCGGACCGTCAGCGTCCGGCCGGGGAGGCGGGCGCGCGCCCGCGCGGCGGCATGGGCGCCGGCTTCCGCTACGTGCGCGCGGAGCCCGTGGTGGGAAAGCTTATGCTGCTCACCGCCATCACCATGATCTTCGTCTTCCCCTATCTCATCGTCCTCATGGTGTATTACGCGCGGCACTTCCTCGCCACCGACGCTCGGGGCATGGGTGCGGTCATGAGCGCCTCCGGCCTCGGCGCGCTGACCGGCGCCATCGTCCTGCTCTTCGGCAACGCCCGCACGCTGCGACGCTGGCTGTTCATTGGCGTCCTGGGCTGCAGCGCCGGTCTCTTCGGCCTGGCTCTGACGCGGCAGCTGGCGGTGGCGGTGGTGTTCGTGGCCTGCTTGTCCTTCTCCGTGTCGTCGCTCATGGGGAGGATCTCGCAGACGATCCAGCACCGGGTCCCCAACGAGCTGCGCGGCCGCGTCATGGGCATCTTCGCCATGACTTTCACCGGCCTCCTGCCCTACGCGGCGCTCCTCCTCTCGACCCTGTCCGACCTCATCGGCTTCGATGTGGTGCTCCGCATCTGCTCCCTCAGCTTCGCGGTGATTTCGTGCGCACTGCTCACCCGCTTGCCCGCGGCGCCGGCCACGCACGACGAGCCCGCACCGGAGAAGGAACCCGTCGCTGCCTGA